aatatgataaatgcgaaagtctgtctgtgtgttacctcttcacatttaaaccgctgaaccgatttagttgaaatttagcatagagatagtttgagttgtggggaaggacataggatagtttttatccgaaaattatcccttaagagggtgaaaagcagggtggaattgagataattaattagttgtctgataatttgtgtgcatattatgctcaaattgaatgattgctacaagactttctccaggcgctaaacttactctagctgctgttactgattacacgcagacgaagtcgcaggcaaaaactagtaatattataaatgcgaaagtctgtctgtctgtgtgttactcttcacgcttaaaccgctgaaccgatttagttgaaatttggttgagtcccgggaaaggacatagggtagtttttatgggaatcgataaaatgcagatatgataattccacgcagacgaagtcgcgggcaaaagctagtatcttATATAACTCTTCCAATTTTTTATGTGCTTCGCGAATAAGCCTACATATCTAGACAGTATTTTTAGGagcagtatatttatttttcaccatttGATTTGAACTTGTCGACTAGACTAAACGAAATCTTtaataaaaatgcataaaatcttacaataattTTTCTGCTAATTAACACAGAAGCGAATTGAACGGTAAAACTAGCAAATGTCGTCTAAAAGTTAGATGTTTGGCGAAATGTTGTCTGTGAATCGATAATCTGCGAAAAATTGGTTGGGGAATCATTAGAAGGTACCCTAGACaacacatgtgacgtcacacttaTACGGTCTATTGAGATCGGGATGATCATTCAAGAGTCATGATTGTTCATGAGCGAGTTCGTACTCTGACTCGTACTTGCCGATTTTCGTGTGGCTGTGCCCACAACCTTTTTTGGgggctggatccgcgcctggCCGCGGGCACCACTAGTGCACTCAATAAATTGTCCTAGTGCACTTAATAAATATCTATGAAAGTAGAAATGTAATAGGTACTAGAATTAACATCTATTACACAAATACATATTGGCGGTAAAAATAgtgattataataaattatcttacCATGTCGATGACGCAAAATGAACGGTAAGCCTTCGCTATTAAAACACCTAAGCAAACAATGGGATTGAAAGATGATGATGTATTAGTTTAACATGGCATTGTCAAGGATCTAAATAAAGGTGGTGCAATTTGTCACACTAATTTGAATTATATGTCTAAGACATAGAATCTATTTAGTTACTTCTTATGACTATTAAGCGAAGCACAGCTAGACAGCTTTTTGGGGAAAAGTACCTTCAGTAAGAATAAGAACCAGCCTATTACTCGAACAcggtaaaaaattttttgacgtattaacgtcaattttttttgttagtgtTTGAGACATTTATATTAACACGGTTATTTTAAGTATCCATAGACCTGGCAACAAATTGTATACTATTTTTAAAGTACTCATAGACGGTCGTACCGGATCGTGACCTTGGTCCAGTCActatatctctttctcgctcccACTCATAGCTGCGTCCTTACCGGTCTTACGGTGAACCACCTTCCACTCCGTTTcgtttctttatctgcctctatcgctcgctAGAGctcgcaagagcgatagagaggcagataccgAAATTTCTATTAActtttttcgcggtaggccctcaggactCTTCTTGCCAAGCTCAGGCTCTccgtagagtcagaccaagctaactatgcagcgattttgatagcacagactgtgcaagtgaaTGAAAATTCCGTCCATGTGCGGCGAGTCAAACAAAATATACGTAGGCACTGCATTCGGGATGACGTCATTCGGTTTTTTCCGTTCTTAGAACCCCAACAAGCGGCTGCGCTTCGGAACCAACGTCAAGCTCCCTCCAAACTCGTGCGctaatcgcggcgcgaagccgcgaacgtgagtttggagtcgatttcgcagatctgcgaagctcgctccacactcgcgttcgcggcttcgcgccgtgattcgctcacgagtgtggagcgagcTACAGGTATTTTTCCTGTTCAGAAAACTACAGAACGTGTGCGCCTGGTTAAAACATAGTATGAAAAGTGTGCATTCAGGTTTCCGAATCTGTATTCCAAATTCGGATTCctgatcagagggcctaccgcgaggCGCGAACCACATTCGACGTACTTCATactctctttatttattattgcctctcagtcgcacttgtaaattcgtacgtaaagggcgtaacacaccatcgcgccgcaccgcgaccttggagcagtCTAGAGGGCCTTCCAGACTATTTGCGTGAAttgcggcgcgacttcgcgaagagaacatgtcgcgacgttgacgtatgactccacagtCCACACTTCACGTCGATTACGCAGTTTGGTTCTccccaagatggcggaaaagtaTCAGGTGATCgagcttaactgctagttatctatgacATTAATGgtatcatacgtgatttagctatttttccattttgttttgttgtaaaaccgtaaaatataaccgctttatataatataattattatttatcttgccacatatgagtcaaaatagtgtgtaatgtggagtcttaccagctcgcgcttcgcgcctcctttgacgcgggctaataagcCGACAAAAAACGAGGAattaggcgcgaaggcgtgaacaatctgcgaaatcgacgacACACTTacattcgcggcttcgcgccgtgattggCGCATAAGTGTGGAGGGTCCTTAagaataggtagtactggcgtgggcttccacactatcgcaccgaaccgtcaaaacggtgcgatcctaccttacagactgccgcactCGTGCGCCAGTGCGTTACGACCTTAACTCTAACGACATTTAAAGCCGTAACACACTATCGTAAGAAACCGATCTCTTTCTCgttcttacttatgggtgcgtcgcacatgACCTTGGTGCAGTGCGATGGTGTGTTGCGACCTTTAGGCTGGCCACAGACGTTCGGTTTCCTGATCAGGAATCCGAATTGGGAATACAGATTCGGAAACATGAATGCACTTTTttctccagactacgcggcgcgaagccgcgaacgcgagtgtggagtcgatttcgctgattagcgaaatagaccacactcacgttcgcggcttcgcgccgcaatggGGAAtggatgaaaatattaaaagtgcCTGATTATCTTTCTGGTGATAGGAATAACCATTTCTAGTTACAGATTTTTCGGGTGCGTCATACATTTCACTGTAATTGTTATTGTTTATACTAACATTACTAAACTGTGTGCTTGCGAATGTGCGTATCAAGTAAAACTAACAAGTGTGTGATATAGACTAACCTATAAGCCTAAAACTGACTTGTATAATTAATCCGGTGGTTGTGTTTATACCTACATAGACTTACCTATCCTGTGCAGCGCCTTCTATCTTAAATTGGGTTAACTCTAActgttaaacaatagtgacGTTCTCTGTGTGTTCTTTTCGTGCCtgcatatttaattaaaataaagaggTTAATAAATAAAGCAGTGTTCTCAATTATATTCATCAGCCCTACAGAAGATCCTGCCATACTATTACTCCTTCATAAAACCCATACTGGTGACCCCCAtaatacatcactatgccaaaaatataacctttcatacttagcagaaaagttcgaaaatatatgcaaaaatctatatagacttgaatgcaagtaataattacataaacaacatatcgatttctatgtttagggtcaggtcctataaattaatttcttcaaaattgaacaaaacaccgattaaaggttatcggttcgtgcgtattttcttttcttcctgtatgcgatttacagccctcgatcacacaagacattatcacaaagggaacttcaaacattacaaataaaaactcagcacattttccaacaatctttcaggaatagcaacaatataattaaaataaaccaagatgaccgctgaaacatcccgaaatatttcaactaaaataatacgactatgtcaagttgttacagttgaccctgtgaaataacgaacatatattttatttggctggattatattatagaaccacataggaccatttgacatttccctcagttcatcttatgacaatactgaaaaaaacgaaagaacttgcggattgttgtctcactcactcatagacaaaaagtaataacgtgttgtgaatacgatatcttttaccaagcttttatttttgcccggcttctttgctttagtcattatcaCAAACTACTAAGTAGTTACTGTCATTAGtgtcattattctgagagttgatctatgtaatgctaggtctatgggtaGGTATATAGTCGTGCTGTCACTGTCATGAGTCataacataaaaatgtacacaCAGCATTTACGTGGCTAATTCTTAAATTCTTACATGTTCGCAGGAGAACTTTTATGAAGTTCTAGTTTTGTTTGCCATCATTTTTTTCTGGGTATCTTTTTAAGAGAAGGTACAGCTATAAAcatattttccaaaatttgaCTAGGTTGCACCTCATGATCGTCACTGTAttcaacaaataataataataatatatttattgctttcacattggtaaaattacagatgttcttaatcgataatgtatcacaacatgacaccctgtaagggtattgcaattttatctatctactctaaactaatacatatttaaattaaacacagagataacattacacaaaCGTAATACATTGTTTTGGACATCATATTTGGAGTCGTGTTCATTATTGTGAATCGAAGTTTTAACTTTACGATTCTATTGTTTATTAGAGTCAACATGAGAAAGCTGAAAGGTGCAGTTAAAGAGACGGCTAAACAAAAACGTGAGAGGAAGCAAGAATTCGCCAAAACAAGACAACAGTTGCACACAGTTGTTTTGCCTACATTTGCAGTGATCTTCATTCTAATCTGTATATATGTTTACTTTAAGACTAGGCCTGCTTCCATGCAATATGCCTAATAAGTTGAAATTTCTACTATTTCCTGACAATTTACAGTGTGTACCCATgtgaccgccgccatacatgaggTGGGGACTGATTCACATGAATGCACCTATTCCTATATGCAGCCGGTGGGAACAAATGGTTATACACCCGATAAATATCCCAATCCCATAATAACTTAAGTAAGATTCTCAATCGGTGGGAATGGAGCCCATCAacatgctcactagcgccactggtatATAATTgagattatttaaattgaacgatagatattataaaaaggATGTTATTGCAAAATACACTAGAAGCAgcccctttttttaaataaataaaaaataaaaaagccgttTGTTCCTTAATATcgttacaatattataagaGAAATATTGAATTAATAGTGCATGCATAACttatactttatattttaaattctaaataatttactaatttttaaatatctattgttaattttaaataatca
The Cydia strobilella chromosome Z, ilCydStro3.1, whole genome shotgun sequence genome window above contains:
- the LOC134753923 gene encoding single-pass membrane and coiled-coil domain-containing protein 4 — protein: MRKLKGAVKETAKQKRERKQEFAKTRQQLHTVVLPTFAVIFILICIYVYFKTRPASMQYA